ATGTCAGAGCATTTCGATGCCAGGCTGGGCAAGCTCTGGGGTGGCGACCACCTGCTGCACGGGCGCAAGCCGGGGCCCGACGCGCTGCACCTGAGCAGCAACGACTACCTCTGCCTGCTGGGCGAGCGGCCGTTGCTGGAGGCGCAGGCGCGCGCGCTGCTGAACGAGCAGCCCGAGCTGCTGATGTCGTCCGTGTTCCAGTACGGCGAGACGCCGCAACGGCACGTCGAGCGCAAGCTGGCCAACCTGATGCAGGCCGAGGACGGGCTGATCGCGCAGTCCGGCTGGGCCGCCAACGTCGGCCTGGTGCAATGCATCGCCGGGCCGGGCGTGCCGGTCTATATCGACATGAACGGCCACGCCTCGCTGTGGGAAGGCATCACCGCCGCCGGCGCGCAGGCCGTGCCGATCCGCCACAACGACGTGGGCCATGCGCGCCGCCAGGCCGAACGCTTCGGGCCCGGCGTGATCATGGTCGACGCGGTGTACTCCACCACCGGCAGCGTGGCGCCGCTGGAGGAATACGTCGCGGTGGCGGAGGCGACGGGTTCGGTGCTGGTGGTCGATGAATCGCACTCGCTCGGCACTCATGGGCCATCGGGCGGCGGGCTGGTACCGGCGCTGGGGTTGTCGGAGCGGGTGCATTTCCGCACCGCGTCGCTGGCCAAGGCCTTCGCCGGGCGCGCGGGCTTCGTCACCTGCTCCAGCACGTTCAAGGACTTCTTCGCGGTCGAGTCGCGGCCGGCCATTTTCAGTTCGGGGCTACTGCGCCACGAGGTTGCGTGGTTCGACGCCGCCATCGACTTCATCGCCGCGGCGGACCAGCGGCGCGAACAGCTGCATGCGATCACCCGCACCACCCGCGAAGCGATCGGTGCGCTGGGGTACAACATCAGCGACGGCTCCGAGCAGATCATCGGGCTGGAGGCCGGCACCGAGCCGCAGGTGATGGTCCTGCGCAACGCGCTGCAGCAGCGCGGCATCTTCGGCGCGGTATTCTGTTCGCCGGCAACCCCCAAGAATCGGGCATTGATGCGACTTACCCTGCATGCGAAACTTAGCGCCGGTGAAATCGACCGGCTGGTCAGCGTTCTCGCCAGTATCCGCGACGAGGTGCGCCTGGAAGAATGGTCATCGACGCGCCGCAGCCGGCGCAAATCCCCCAATCCCAAAGAGGAGCTCGCCGCAAGCTCCCGCGAGGAGTAGCCGTTGGAGATGGAAGCAGAGTTGGCCGACTCGGGCGGCCGCAAGCGCCGTTCCGGTCTGCCGGGACTTGCCAGCCTTGCCCGCCGGGCCTGGCAGGCGGTGTTCGATACCGCGGCGCGGGCCATCCTGCTCGATGAGGAAAGCGTCATCCGGCTGCGGCGCATCCAGATGGTGGGCGCGCTGGGGGTCATCGGTCACCCGCTCTATTACCTGATCTGGTCGTACGTGTTCCCGCAGCCCTACGAGAACCTGTGGCTGCGCCTGGTCTGCACCGCGCTGTTCGTGCCGCTGCTGTTTGCCAGGGCGTTCTCGCACCGCCGCTGGCTGCCGCCCTACGCGCTGTTTGCGATCACGGTGGGCATGCCGTTCGCCTTCATCTTCCTGTACCTGGAAAACGGCGGCTCGATGGCCTGGGCCGAGTCGGTCATCATCGCCGTGGTGATCCTCTATCACTTCAATACGGCGTTCGCGACCATCTCGCTGCTGTCCGGCGCGGCCGCCGCGGTGGCGCTGTTCGTGCTGGCCGGCAATTCCATGGGCGGGATTCCATGGGAGCCGGTGCTGCTGCAGCTGCCGATCATCGGCTTCGTGATCTCGGTGCTGGTGGTGATCAAGCTCGACCGCCAGCTGCTGATCGAGCAGAAGCGGCGCGGCATGGCCGCGGCGCTGGCCACCGTCGCGCATGAGCTACGTACGCCGCTGACCAGCCTGAGCGTCAGCGCGAGCGGCCTCAAGGCGCGGCTGCCGGCGGCGCTGGACCAGGATGCGCCACGCCGCGAGGGGCTGATGCAGGCGGTGGCGCGCATGGAGTCCGACATCGCGCATATCAGCAACAGCATCGAGCTGCTGGTGTCCAACTCCAAGAACCCGGAACAGGCCACGCGCGAGTTGTTCGAGCTGGGCGGCGTGATCCGCGATGCCATCGCCCGGTTTCCGTTCGACGAGCCGGGCCGCGACATCGTCGCGTTCGACCTGCCCGGCCCGGTGCGCGTGCTCGGCAACGCGCAGCTGTTCGGGCTGGTCGTGACCAACCTGCTGAAGAACGCGCTCGAAGCGATCAAGCGCGCCGGCAAGGGCGATATCCGGATCTGCTGCGAGGTGCGGCCGGACGGGGTGCACGTCACCTTCCGCGACACCGCGACCGGGGTGCCGCCGCAGGTGCTGGCGCGCATGTTCCAGCCGTTCTTCTCCTACCCGGCGCACCGCGGCACCGGCATCGGGCTGGCCTTCTGCCAGAACGTGCTGACCAGCTGGGGCGCGGGCATCAGCTGCCGTTCCGTCGAGCACGAGTTCACGGAGTTCAACATCCGCTTCCCGCATAGGGATCACTGAGGGACCACTGAGGGACCACTGAGCGGCATCAGCCGGACAGCGCCAGCGCCACCTGCCGCCGCAGCCGCGGCAGCACGTCTGTGTCGAACCACGGATGGCGTTGCAGCCAGAAGCGGTTGCGCGGGCTGGGGTGCGGCAGCGGGAAGAATGCTGGCAGGTAGTCGGCGCAGGCGGCGACGGTATCGGCCAGCGTCGCCCCGGCCCGGCTGCCGAGGTAGTAAGCCTGTGCGTGGCGGCCGACCAGCAGCGTCAGCCGGATTTCCGGCATGGACGCCAGCAGCGGCGCATGCCACAGCGGCGCGCATTCGCGCCGCGGCGGCAGGTCGCCGCTGGCGCCCTTGCCCGGATAGCACAGCCCCATCGGCACGATCGCCACCTTGCCGGCGTCATAGAACTGCTCGGGCGTCAGTTGCAGCCAGGTGCGCAGCAGGTCGCCGGAAGGATCGTTCCAGGGGATGCCGGTTTCATGCACGCGGCGCCCGGGCGCCTGGCCGACGATCAGCAGGCGCGCATGGGCGCCGGCCTGCACCACCGGCCTGGGCTCGTGCGGCAAGGCACAGGCGTGGCAGCCGGCAATGTCGGCGAGGAGCCGGTCAAGCCTGGTGGAACGGGTACGAGGCAAAATCAGCGGCTGAGCCCGCGCCCCTCGATGGCCCAAACCGCTTCCACGCGCTCGCCGCGCACGCAGGCATAGGCATCGTGCAGGTTGGCGGTGGGATCGCAATGGCCCGGCACCAGCCACAGCCGCTCGCCCAGCAGGTCGCGGCTGTCGGCGCCGGTCACCGTCAGCACACCGTGCTCGTCGTTGGCGGCAACGTACTCCAGCGCGCCATCGGCATCGCGCGGCCACACGTGCGGCAATCCGGAATCGACCGCGACCGACTTCAGCCCCACATCGCACACCGCCACGCCGGCGCGCGCCGCGCTCATCACGGTGGCTGCCACGAACAGGGAATGCAGCGGCCGCAGCGCGCCCTCCCATTCGAGCGAGCCGTAATGGCCGTCGAGAAACAGGTACGAGCCCGGCTGGATCTCGGTGTAGACGCCGCTCTCCAGGTCGAATTCGGCGGTGCCGGTGCCGCCGCCGGTCACCACCGGGCAGCGCAGCCCGCGCCGCTCCAGCGCGCGCAGGTAGCCGGCGGTGGCTTCGGCCGCGCGCTGCGCGGCTTCGCGCCGCTGCGCCCAGGCCTCGATATGCTGGATGCCGCCGTGATAGCCCTGCAGGCCGCCGAAATCCAGTGCGGCTTCGGCGCCGATCGCATCGACCAGCGCCAGCAAGGCCTCGTCGCTGTCCACGCCGCAGCGGCCCTGCCCCACGTCCACCTCCGGCAACACCGCAATGCGCACGCCGGCGCGCGCCGCGGCGGCGCCGACCTGGCTGACCTGGCGCGCATCGTCCACGCAGATCGACAAGCGCGTGTGGCGCGCCAGTTCGGCGGCCATTGCGGCCTTGTCGGCGCCGACGAATTCATTGCTCAGGTGGATGCTGCCGATGCCGGCGGCGGCAAAGGGATACGCCTCGGACAGCTTCTGGCAGCAGATGCCGACCGCGCCCGCATCGACCTGCCGCTGCGCGATCGCCACGGACTTGTGCGCCTTGGCATGCGGGCGCAGCGCTACGCCGGCGCGTTCGGCAAGTTCCGCCATGCGCGCCAGGTTGGCTTCAAAGGCATCGAGTTCGATCAGCAGCGCAGGCGTGGGCAACGCTGACAACGATTGGCCGACCGCCGCGTGCGGCGGCCGGAGAACGCTGGCTTCATGCATGGTATGGGGCCCGGTTGCGGCAGTGCTTGCCGTGGGCCCCTCACGATAACACCGGCGTGCCCCTTGCGCACAGGCTTGCGCGCGCAAAACGCGCTAGCGGCGCGTGGCCAGCAGGCGATAGCCGCGTCCGCAGTGTTCCGCGGCAGCGGCGCGGGCCACATCGGCATCATCGAACAGGCCGGCCTGCGCGATCGACCTCACCATCACCGCCTCGCCGCGCTCGTTAGCGAGGAAACGACCGTCCCAGCCTTGCACGATGTACAGCACGTCGCCGGCCGGGGAACCGACCTGCCGGCGCTGGCCGGTGGACTGGCCGACCCGCTGCTGACCCTGACCCTGATCCTGATCCTCGCCACGCGCTGCGCGGCCGGCACGCTCGCCGATTTCGCCATTGCCGCCGCTACCGCCGCTGCTGCCGGGCCGCACCATCTGGATGTTATTGCGCACTTCACTGACGCCGAGCACATCCTCGGCCATTTGCTCGATGCGGAACTTGGCGTCGCGGTCCCGGACGGTGCCGGCCAGCGTGACGATGCCCGAGCCGACGTCGACGGTGACATCCGAGACATCGTCATCGGCGTGCGCGAGCCGTTCGCACAGGTCATCGCGAATGCGGGCGTCGGTGCGCTGGTAGCCCTTGGGCATGCGGCGCGACCCCGCTTGCGCGGCCCAGCGCGAAGGGCGCGTGGGGCGCTCGTCATCTTCATCCTCGAGGCCATAGCGGGCCTCGCCATAGCCATACGGCGAGCCGCCAGTGTCGCCGCTGCGCCAGTGGCGTGCCTGGCGGGTATCGTCGGGCTCATCGTAGCCGCGGTGGCGCCAGGTTCCCCGGATTTCCGACGGTGGATAGTCTTTCATGGATTGCCTCCGATCTGACGTCCTAGCCTGATATCGGTAGCACAAAACATGCCCTTGCGCCGGTGCTGGCCGCGTGGCGCTCCGGCAGCGCCGCGGGACGCAGTTTTTACACGATGCGCAACAACGTCATGCGCTTCGTCCATCCCCGGCGGGCCGGTCGAGGTACTGGCCGACGATGCGCACCAGCAACGGCAGCTTGCCGGTAAAGAAATGATCGGCGCCCGGCACCACCACCACCGGCAGCGCCTGCGGTCGGGCCCAGTCGAACAGCGCCGACAATTCCGCGCGCTCGTCGCGCTCGCCATGCACCACCAGGCAATCGGCCGGCACTGCCGGCGTGTCATAGCTGCGATGGGCCTTGACCGTGCCATACGGCAGGCCGGCCAGCACGAGGTGACGGACCGGCACGCCCTGCGCCGCCAGCGTGGCGGCCACCTGCGCCATCACGAACGCCCCGAAAGAAAAGCCCGCCAGCGCCAGCGGCAGGCCGGGGTGGTCGTCGCGCAACTGCGCCACCACGGCCAGCATGTCGCCGGTCTCGCCGTGGCCCTGGTCGTGCTCGCCGCCCGAGCCCGCCACGCCGCGGAAGTTGGGCCGCACGGTCAGGAAGCCGCGCGCCAGCAGCGCCTTGGCCAACTGGTGCGGCACCTTATGCGTGGCCGCGCCGCCCAGCAGCGGGTGCGGATGCGACACCACCGCGATCCCGCGCGGCGTGCCGGCGGGACGGTCGACCAGCATCTCGATCGGCCCGGCGGCGCCAGCCAGGTGCGCCGTTTCCGTGGCAGACGGTACTCCCATGAATGCTCCTTGCAATGTCGGGCGAGCCGATTGCCGGCGCGCGAAAGCCGTGATGGTAATGCGATTGTGGCGAACATGCCGCCCGCGCTGTTTCCTCGCACGGCCACGCACGGCCGCGCACGGCACCGATGCGCAAAATTCTGCCCGCCGGTGCCCCATGCGCCGCCTGTGCGGGACGTGTGACCTGAACGCTTTCGTATAATGCCCCGAGCCGTGGCGGCTCCGAAAATGGTCCCGCCGCGATCGGTCAGCACGACCCGTGCCACGCATTGCCCGCTTGCGGCTTCGCCCGCAGGCCTTTCTCGTGGCTGACCCAAATTCGCCGAAGCGGATGGACTGTACGCAGCCATCCCTTCCCGTGTTCATCGCCGGTGTCCCGGCCGTTCCGCAGCGGAATCGCGATGCAGCGCCATGTGGCCCTGCCCGCACCGTGCCTTGCCATTTCCATCCGCCGCCGGAGCGCCGCAAGCCGTCACCATCCGACGAGAATCCGCCATGAGCAAAGCTTCACGGCTCGCACTGGGCCTTGCGCTCGCTGCGCTATGCCACCTGATGCCGGTCACCCTGCCCGCCGTCCATGCCGCAGGGACCGCATCGGAAGCCGAGGCCGCCGCACAAGCGCCCGCGCTGACCCACGCCGAAGCCAACGCCGAACTCAAGCGCCTGCAGACCGAGCAGGACAGCGTCAAGCAGCAGGCCTCCGACCCCGACGGCAATACCAAGCTGCATGACCTGCAAGAGACGCTGCGGCGGCTGGATGCCGACGCCGACAAGCTCGGCGCCGCCCTGAAGCCGCAGCGCGAACAGTTGCAGGCACAGCTCGACGTGCTCGGTCCGCCACCGGTCGACGGCACCACCAGGGAAGCTCCCGCGGTGATGAAGCAGCGCGCCGAGCTGAACACGCGCCGCACGCAGCTCGACGCGCATCTCAAGCAGGCTGCCGAGAGCAAGGAGAACATCGCCAACCTGAGCGAGCAACTGGCCCGGCTGGAGCGCGGCCACCTGAAAGACCAGCTCGCGCTGCGCTCGGAAAGCATCCTCAACCCGCAGTTCTGGCAGCCGCTGTTCAGCCCGCCGCCGGAAGACCAGGCGCGGCTGGACGGCTTCCGCGACCAGGTGGAGCCGATGCTGCAGCTGGCGTGGCAGCCGTCGCAACGCGCGGCCACGGTGGCCCTGCTGCTGCTCGCGCTGGCGGTATGGACGCTGGGGCGGCGCCTTGCCGAGCGCGCGCTGGCGTGGTTCTGCCTGACCCGGCTGCCCGAGACGCGCCTGCGCCGCAGCGCGCTGGCGCTGGCGACCACGCTGGCAACGGTCTGCACCACAGGTCTCGCGGTGCAGCTGGTCTACCACGCCTTCGCTCGCAACTATGAATTGCCGCCCGACGTGATGGCGCTCTACGCGCAGCTGGTCAAGCTGACGATGACCAGCGCGCTGATCGTCGGGCTGGGGCGCGCGCTGCTGTGCACGCGCCACCCCAGCTGGCGCCTGCCTGCGCTGGCCGATCCGGTCGCGCTGGCGATGAAGCCCTTCCCCGCCGTGCTGGCTGGCCTGTTGCTGCTGGCCGGCACGCTCGAGCAGATCAACCGCATCGCCGACACCAGCCTGCAGGTCACGCTGCTGGGCCGCGGGCTGGTGTCGCTGGTGGTGGTGCTGACCATCGGCGCGGCGCTGCTGCGCGCCAACCGCGTGCGCAACGAACTCGCCGCCGCGGGCGAACGCCCGGAGGCGCGCGCCACGCTGGCCGGCATGATCCACGCCGCCGTGACCGTGCTGGTGATCGTGTCGATGGTCGCGCTGCTGGCCGGCTATATCAGCTTCGCGCGCTTCCTGACCTATGAGCTGGTCTGGTTCGACATCGTGCTGTGCAGCCTGTACCTGCTGACGCAGGTCACGCGCGATGTCTGCGAGGCCGTGCTGTCGACCAACCACGCCAGCGGCCGCGTCATCAAGCAGCTGTTCGGCGTGGACGATTCGCATCTGGAGCAGGCCTCGACCGTCCTGTCGGGCATCGGCGCCAGCGTGCTGCTGCTGGTGGCAGTGGTGGCGCTGCTGACCGGCGGCTTCGGCACCACGCCGGCGGACCTGCTCAACAGCCTGCTGATGGTGCTGGGCGGCGAGAAGCTGCGCAGCCTGAACATCATGCCGGAGCGAATCCTGAATGCGGTGCTGGCGCTCGGCGTGGGCATCTGGCTGCTGCGTTCGGTGCGGCGCTGGCTCGATGCGGAACTGCTGCCCAAGGTGTGCAGCGAGCCGGGGCTGCGCGCATCGCTGATCACGCTGTTCAGCAATGTCGGCTATGTGCTGCTGGTGCTGCTGACGCTGTCGCTGCTGGGCGTGCGCTGGGACAACCTGGCGTGGATCGTCAGCGCGCTGTCGGTGGGCATCGGCTTTGGCCTGCAGGAGATCGTGAAAAACTTTGTCTCGGGCCTGATCCTGCTGACCGAGCGCCCGGTCAAGGTAGGCGACATGGTCAGCCTGGCCGGCGTGGAGGGCGACATCCGCCGCATCAATGTGCGCGCGACCGAAATCCAGCTGGGCGACCGCTCGACTGTGATCGTGCCCAACTCGCAGCTGATCTCGCAGAACGTGCGCAATGTGACCATGAGCAACAGCACGCAGGGCGTGGCATCGCTGCAGCTGACATTCCCGCTCAATACCGATCCGGAACAGCTGCGCGACCTGCTGCTCGATGTCTACAAGGAAAACGAGTCCATCCTGGACGTGCCGGCGCCGTCGGTCATGTTCAGCCAGCTCGCTTCCAACGGCATCACGCTGTCGGTGACGGGCTACGTCGGCAGCCCGCGCATCGCCGCGGCCACGCGCAGCGACCTGTTGTTCGAGATCCTCAAGCGGCTGCGCGCCGAGGACATCGCACTGACCGAACCGCAATCGCTGCGGCTGGAAAACCTGCCGCCGTTCGGCGAAGCATCGCAACGCGCATACGCGGCGGGGTAAGTCCGCCGACCGCTCCGCCCGGTGGTCCGCGCTCAAGACATCGGTACGCCCGCCCTGCGCGAGCCCGGGCGGACTGGCCCAAATCCCCGGGGTGGATTCCGGACAGGGTGGGTGACAGGGGCCGTATTACGGCCTGTTAAAAACCGGTCCCTGAAAAAAGCCCCGTTACAAAGCTAACAAGTCGGCCTCCGCGGCGAAACACCTTGCCGGGCAGTTTGCATCCATCATTCAGGAACACAAGCTGCATCACAAGGAGTCCGACATGCGCCCCTCCACCCGAATCGTCGCCGCGGCCGCCCTGGCCGTGGCGCTGGTAGCCGCCGGCCCCGCGTCCGCGCACGGCCGCCACCATGGCGGCGGGTCGAATGCCGGCGCGGTCCTTGCCGTCGGCGCGCTGGTCGGCCTGGCGTTCGGCGCGGCGCTGGCCTCGGCGCCGGTAGTGGCCGCACCGGTGGCGGTGGCGCCGCCGGTCACCTATGCCCCCGCGCCGGTCTCGTACGCGGCGCCGGCGGTGCCACCGGGCTATTGCTACAGCGACTACGACCGCGCGTACGTGCCGTGCGGCCCGCAGCCGTCCGGCTACTACCGGCAACAGCCTTACTACGGCTACTGATCATGCCGGTCGATCGCGAATACTTCAGCCGGCTGTACGGCCGGCAGGACGACCCCTGGGGCATCGGCACGCGCTGGTACGAGGCACGCAAGCGCGCGCTGCTGATGGCCACGCTGCCGCGCGAACGCTTCGCACGCGTGTTCGAGCCCGGCTGCGGCGGCGGGCATCTTACCGTCGAACTGGCGCCGCGCTGCGATGCGCTGGTGGCAATGGAGCTTGCCGACAGCGCTGCCGGGCAGGCGCGGCAACGCGTGGCGGAGTTTGCCCACGTACAGGTGCTGACGGGTGAGCTGCCGCAGCATTGGCCCGAGGGATCGTTTGACCTGATCGTGTTTTCAGAATTGGGGTACTACTTCCCGAAGTCCGACTGGCACGAGGTCGCGGCGCTGGCGGCGGGTGCGTTGAGCGATGACGGCGTCATTGTCGCCTGCCATTTCCGGCATTTGTTCGCCGAGCAGCAGATCACGGCGCAGGCGGTGCATGATGCGATTGGTGCGCAGCACGGGCTGTATCGGCATATTCATCACCAGGAGCCGGATTTCACGATGGATTTGTGGTCCAGGCAGTTGGAGATGAGGTTGGCTTGAGGGGGATGGGGTTGGGTTTTTAGGGGCAGGCGTCTGGTGGTTTTTGTTGTGCGTGGCGGCTGGCATCTGGTGGGATTTGATATGCCCTGGTTTCGCCCTAAAGGGCTGGTGACTCTTTGTCGCTCGGACAAAGAGTCACCCGCCCTTTAGGGCGGAACAGGGCATATCAAGCACCGCCAGATGCCAGCCGCAGCATAACCAAAAAAAACGCCCCACACGCAACCAGCGCACAGGGCGTCCCACTACCTAAAACCTAAACAAAAACAAAACCTTAAACCGGCACATCCCTAGTAGGATCCGGCTTCCGATCATCAAACCACCGATACAAAGTCGGCACCATCACCAGCGTCAGCAACGTCGACGTAATCAACCCGCCGATCACCACCACCGCCAGCGGCCGCTGCACTTCCGAGCCAGGCCCGGTAGAGAACAAGAACGGCACCAACCCCAGCATCGCAATGGTCGCAGTCATCATCACCGGTCGGAACCGCTGCGTCGCCCCCTGCACCACCGCCTCATCAAGCGACAAGCCCGAATCGCGCAGCGAACGGATATACGACACCAGCACCACCCCGTTCAGCACGGCCATGCCCCACAGCGCGATAAAGCCCACCGACGCCGGCACCGACAGGTATTCCCCGGTGACGAACAGCCCGATGATGCCGCCGATCGATGCGAACGGCAGCACCGTGATGATCAGCGTGGCAAAGCGCAGCGAGTTGAACAGCAGGAACAGCAGGAAGAAGATCGCAGCGATGGTCACCGGCACGATGATCTTCAGGTGGCCCATGGCGCGTTCCATGTTCTGGAACTGGCCGCCCCACTCCAGGTAGTAGCCCTCCGGCAGCTTGACCTTGGACGCAGTGGCCTGCTGCAGTTCGGCAACGAAGCCACCGAGATCGCGATCCTTCACGTTGATCATCACCACGACGCGGCGCTTGGCCATTTCGCGGCTGATCTGCGCCGGGCCGTCGTTGACTTCGATCCTGGCCACGCTCTGCAGCGGCACCTGCGTGCCGTCCGGCGCGTTCACCAGCAGCTGCCGGATCGACTGCACGTTGTTGCGGAAGTCATCCGGCAGGCGCACGGCGGCGGCAAAGCGGCGTTCGCCTTCGAAGATGTCCGTGGCGCGCTTGCCGCCGATCGAGATCTCGATCACGTCATGG
This genomic window from Cupriavidus oxalaticus contains:
- the cqsA gene encoding alpha-hydroxyketone-type quorum-sensing autoinducer synthase; translated protein: MFSAVQRPQPTHPVPCPPRSVTTPPLPQWIAARMSEHFDARLGKLWGGDHLLHGRKPGPDALHLSSNDYLCLLGERPLLEAQARALLNEQPELLMSSVFQYGETPQRHVERKLANLMQAEDGLIAQSGWAANVGLVQCIAGPGVPVYIDMNGHASLWEGITAAGAQAVPIRHNDVGHARRQAERFGPGVIMVDAVYSTTGSVAPLEEYVAVAEATGSVLVVDESHSLGTHGPSGGGLVPALGLSERVHFRTASLAKAFAGRAGFVTCSSTFKDFFAVESRPAIFSSGLLRHEVAWFDAAIDFIAAADQRREQLHAITRTTREAIGALGYNISDGSEQIIGLEAGTEPQVMVLRNALQQRGIFGAVFCSPATPKNRALMRLTLHAKLSAGEIDRLVSVLASIRDEVRLEEWSSTRRSRRKSPNPKEELAASSREE
- a CDS encoding BON domain-containing protein: MKDYPPSEIRGTWRHRGYDEPDDTRQARHWRSGDTGGSPYGYGEARYGLEDEDDERPTRPSRWAAQAGSRRMPKGYQRTDARIRDDLCERLAHADDDVSDVTVDVGSGIVTLAGTVRDRDAKFRIEQMAEDVLGVSEVRNNIQMVRPGSSGGSGGNGEIGERAGRAARGEDQDQGQGQQRVGQSTGQRRQVGSPAGDVLYIVQGWDGRFLANERGEAVMVRSIAQAGLFDDADVARAAAAEHCGRGYRLLATRR
- a CDS encoding alpha/beta hydrolase yields the protein MGVPSATETAHLAGAAGPIEMLVDRPAGTPRGIAVVSHPHPLLGGAATHKVPHQLAKALLARGFLTVRPNFRGVAGSGGEHDQGHGETGDMLAVVAQLRDDHPGLPLALAGFSFGAFVMAQVAATLAAQGVPVRHLVLAGLPYGTVKAHRSYDTPAVPADCLVVHGERDERAELSALFDWARPQALPVVVVPGADHFFTGKLPLLVRIVGQYLDRPAGDGRSA
- a CDS encoding mechanosensitive ion channel protein MscS — protein: MRPSTRIVAAAALAVALVAAGPASAHGRHHGGGSNAGAVLAVGALVGLAFGAALASAPVVAAPVAVAPPVTYAPAPVSYAAPAVPPGYCYSDYDRAYVPCGPQPSGYYRQQPYYGY
- a CDS encoding DSD1 family PLP-dependent enzyme — its product is MHEASVLRPPHAAVGQSLSALPTPALLIELDAFEANLARMAELAERAGVALRPHAKAHKSVAIAQRQVDAGAVGICCQKLSEAYPFAAAGIGSIHLSNEFVGADKAAMAAELARHTRLSICVDDARQVSQVGAAAARAGVRIAVLPEVDVGQGRCGVDSDEALLALVDAIGAEAALDFGGLQGYHGGIQHIEAWAQRREAAQRAAEATAGYLRALERRGLRCPVVTGGGTGTAEFDLESGVYTEIQPGSYLFLDGHYGSLEWEGALRPLHSLFVAATVMSAARAGVAVCDVGLKSVAVDSGLPHVWPRDADGALEYVAANDEHGVLTVTGADSRDLLGERLWLVPGHCDPTANLHDAYACVRGERVEAVWAIEGRGLSR
- a CDS encoding DUF3772 domain-containing protein, whose amino-acid sequence is MSKASRLALGLALAALCHLMPVTLPAVHAAGTASEAEAAAQAPALTHAEANAELKRLQTEQDSVKQQASDPDGNTKLHDLQETLRRLDADADKLGAALKPQREQLQAQLDVLGPPPVDGTTREAPAVMKQRAELNTRRTQLDAHLKQAAESKENIANLSEQLARLERGHLKDQLALRSESILNPQFWQPLFSPPPEDQARLDGFRDQVEPMLQLAWQPSQRAATVALLLLALAVWTLGRRLAERALAWFCLTRLPETRLRRSALALATTLATVCTTGLAVQLVYHAFARNYELPPDVMALYAQLVKLTMTSALIVGLGRALLCTRHPSWRLPALADPVALAMKPFPAVLAGLLLLAGTLEQINRIADTSLQVTLLGRGLVSLVVVLTIGAALLRANRVRNELAAAGERPEARATLAGMIHAAVTVLVIVSMVALLAGYISFARFLTYELVWFDIVLCSLYLLTQVTRDVCEAVLSTNHASGRVIKQLFGVDDSHLEQASTVLSGIGASVLLLVAVVALLTGGFGTTPADLLNSLLMVLGGEKLRSLNIMPERILNAVLALGVGIWLLRSVRRWLDAELLPKVCSEPGLRASLITLFSNVGYVLLVLLTLSLLGVRWDNLAWIVSALSVGIGFGLQEIVKNFVSGLILLTERPVKVGDMVSLAGVEGDIRRINVRATEIQLGDRSTVIVPNSQLISQNVRNVTMSNSTQGVASLQLTFPLNTDPEQLRDLLLDVYKENESILDVPAPSVMFSQLASNGITLSVTGYVGSPRIAAATRSDLLFEILKRLRAEDIALTEPQSLRLENLPPFGEASQRAYAAG
- a CDS encoding class I SAM-dependent methyltransferase: MPVDREYFSRLYGRQDDPWGIGTRWYEARKRALLMATLPRERFARVFEPGCGGGHLTVELAPRCDALVAMELADSAAGQARQRVAEFAHVQVLTGELPQHWPEGSFDLIVFSELGYYFPKSDWHEVAALAAGALSDDGVIVACHFRHLFAEQQITAQAVHDAIGAQHGLYRHIHHQEPDFTMDLWSRQLEMRLA
- a CDS encoding sensor histidine kinase, coding for MEAELADSGGRKRRSGLPGLASLARRAWQAVFDTAARAILLDEESVIRLRRIQMVGALGVIGHPLYYLIWSYVFPQPYENLWLRLVCTALFVPLLFARAFSHRRWLPPYALFAITVGMPFAFIFLYLENGGSMAWAESVIIAVVILYHFNTAFATISLLSGAAAAVALFVLAGNSMGGIPWEPVLLQLPIIGFVISVLVVIKLDRQLLIEQKRRGMAAALATVAHELRTPLTSLSVSASGLKARLPAALDQDAPRREGLMQAVARMESDIAHISNSIELLVSNSKNPEQATRELFELGGVIRDAIARFPFDEPGRDIVAFDLPGPVRVLGNAQLFGLVVTNLLKNALEAIKRAGKGDIRICCEVRPDGVHVTFRDTATGVPPQVLARMFQPFFSYPAHRGTGIGLAFCQNVLTSWGAGISCRSVEHEFTEFNIRFPHRDH
- a CDS encoding uracil-DNA glycosylase family protein: MPRTRSTRLDRLLADIAGCHACALPHEPRPVVQAGAHARLLIVGQAPGRRVHETGIPWNDPSGDLLRTWLQLTPEQFYDAGKVAIVPMGLCYPGKGASGDLPPRRECAPLWHAPLLASMPEIRLTLLVGRHAQAYYLGSRAGATLADTVAACADYLPAFFPLPHPSPRNRFWLQRHPWFDTDVLPRLRRQVALALSG